The Streptomyces aurantiacus genome includes a region encoding these proteins:
- a CDS encoding SDR family oxidoreductase produces the protein MADVEGPVYVPGHGLLKGRTAVITAAAGAGIGGATARRFLEEGARVLISDAHERRLKEYEEELAGEFEGVAALACDVTDGTQVRALFGAATRLHGRLDIVVNNAGLGGTSDLVDMSDEQWSKVLDVTLGGTFRCTREALRAFRDGGHGGVIVNNASVVGWRAQAGQAHYAAAKAGVMALTRCAAMEAAAFGVRVNAVSPSLAMHPHLVKVTTPELLEELTSREAFGRYAQPWEVANVIVFLASGYSSYLTGEVVSVSSQHA, from the coding sequence ATGGCAGACGTCGAGGGTCCGGTGTACGTGCCCGGGCACGGGCTGTTGAAGGGGCGCACCGCGGTCATCACGGCCGCCGCGGGCGCCGGGATCGGTGGTGCCACGGCCCGCCGCTTCCTGGAGGAAGGCGCGCGCGTGCTGATCAGCGACGCGCACGAGCGGCGGCTGAAGGAGTACGAGGAGGAGCTGGCCGGGGAGTTCGAGGGGGTCGCCGCGCTCGCATGCGACGTCACCGACGGGACCCAGGTGCGCGCGCTCTTCGGCGCGGCGACGCGGCTGCACGGGCGGCTCGACATCGTGGTGAACAACGCGGGCCTCGGCGGCACTTCGGACCTCGTCGACATGAGCGACGAGCAGTGGTCGAAGGTCCTCGACGTGACACTGGGCGGCACCTTCCGGTGCACCCGCGAGGCCCTGCGGGCCTTCCGCGACGGCGGCCACGGCGGCGTGATCGTCAACAACGCCTCCGTCGTCGGCTGGCGCGCCCAGGCCGGCCAGGCGCACTACGCGGCCGCGAAAGCGGGCGTGATGGCACTGACCCGGTGCGCGGCCATGGAGGCGGCCGCCTTCGGAGTGCGGGTCAACGCCGTCTCGCCGAGCCTCGCCATGCATCCGCACCTGGTGAAGGTGACCACTCCCGAACTGCTGGAGGAGCTGACGTCCCGCGAGGCCTTCGGGCGGTACGCGCAGCCGTGGGAGGTGGCCAACGTGATCGTGTTCCTCGCCTCCGGCTACTCCTCGTACCTGACCGGCGAGGTCGTCTCCGTCAGCAGCCAGCATGCGTGA
- a CDS encoding TetR/AcrR family transcriptional regulator encodes MPTKKKPQVTASPERRRELLGTAAEVFAEQGYNATTVRKIADHAGMLAGSLYYHFDSKESMLEEILRTFLDELWDGYDTVLDAELGPRETLEALVTESFREIDRHRAAVAIYQKESRQLVAQERFAFLAESQRRFEKAWLSTLERGVAGEVFRDDLDIRLTYRFVRDTVWVAASWYRPGGQHSPDEIARQYLSMVLDGIAVRDQP; translated from the coding sequence GTGCCTACCAAGAAGAAGCCCCAGGTGACCGCCTCGCCCGAGCGGCGCCGTGAACTCCTCGGTACCGCCGCCGAGGTCTTCGCCGAGCAGGGCTACAACGCCACCACCGTACGCAAGATCGCGGACCACGCGGGCATGCTCGCGGGCAGTCTCTACTACCACTTCGACTCCAAGGAATCGATGCTGGAGGAGATCCTGCGGACCTTCCTGGACGAGCTCTGGGACGGGTACGACACCGTCCTGGACGCCGAGCTCGGCCCGCGCGAGACGCTGGAGGCCCTGGTCACCGAGTCCTTCCGGGAGATCGACCGGCATCGCGCGGCCGTCGCGATCTACCAGAAGGAGTCCAGGCAGCTCGTCGCGCAGGAGCGCTTCGCGTTCCTCGCCGAGTCGCAGCGCAGGTTCGAGAAGGCGTGGCTGTCCACGCTGGAGCGGGGCGTGGCCGGCGAGGTCTTCCGGGACGACCTCGACATCCGCCTCACCTACCGCTTCGTGCGCGACACCGTGTGGGTCGCCGCGTCCTGGTACCGGCCCGGCGGACAGCACAGCCCCGACGAGATCGCCCGCCAGTACCTGTCGATGGTGCTGGACGGGATCGCCGTACGAGACCAGCCGTAG
- a CDS encoding acetyl-CoA C-acetyltransferase, with the protein MAEAYIVEAVRTPVGRRKGGLSGVHPADLGAHVLKALVARSGVDPAAVEDVVFGCLDAVGPQAGDIARTCWLAAGLPEEVPGVTIDRQCGSSQQAVHFAAQAVLSGTQDLVVAGGVQNMTQIPIAFASRQAAEPLGLTQGPFAGSEGWRARYGDRPVNQFHGAELIAAKWGISRRDQEEFALRSHQRALRAIDEGRFARETVPFGDVAVDEGPRRDTSLEKMAGLKPVVEGGTITAACSSQVSDGAAAMLLASERAVREHGLTPRARVHHLSVRGEDPIRMLSAPIPATAYALKKAGMSIGEIDLVEINEAFAPVVLAWLKETGADPGRVNVNGGAIALGHPLGATGVKLMTSLLHELERTGGRFGLQTMCEGGGQANVTIVERL; encoded by the coding sequence ATGGCCGAGGCCTACATCGTCGAAGCGGTCCGTACACCCGTGGGGCGCCGGAAGGGGGGACTGAGCGGGGTCCACCCGGCCGACCTGGGCGCGCACGTGCTGAAGGCCCTGGTCGCGCGCTCCGGAGTCGACCCGGCCGCCGTCGAGGACGTCGTCTTCGGATGTCTGGACGCCGTGGGGCCGCAGGCCGGTGACATCGCGCGGACGTGCTGGCTGGCGGCCGGGCTGCCCGAGGAGGTGCCGGGGGTGACGATCGACCGGCAGTGCGGATCCTCGCAGCAGGCCGTGCACTTCGCCGCGCAGGCCGTGCTCTCCGGCACACAGGACCTCGTGGTCGCCGGCGGTGTGCAGAACATGACGCAGATCCCCATCGCCTTCGCCTCCCGCCAGGCCGCCGAGCCGCTGGGACTCACCCAGGGGCCGTTCGCCGGCAGCGAGGGATGGCGGGCACGGTACGGCGACCGGCCCGTCAACCAGTTCCACGGCGCCGAGCTGATAGCGGCCAAGTGGGGCATCAGCAGGCGGGACCAGGAGGAGTTCGCCCTGCGGTCCCACCAGCGGGCGCTACGGGCCATCGACGAGGGACGCTTCGCGCGCGAGACGGTGCCGTTCGGGGATGTCGCGGTCGACGAGGGGCCCCGGCGGGACACCTCGCTGGAGAAGATGGCCGGGCTGAAGCCCGTCGTGGAGGGCGGCACCATCACCGCCGCCTGTTCCTCGCAGGTGTCCGACGGGGCGGCCGCGATGCTGCTCGCCTCGGAGCGGGCCGTTCGTGAGCACGGCCTCACCCCCCGGGCGCGCGTGCACCACCTCTCCGTGCGCGGGGAGGACCCGATACGGATGCTGTCGGCGCCGATACCCGCCACCGCGTACGCCTTGAAGAAGGCGGGGATGTCCATCGGTGAGATCGACCTCGTCGAGATCAACGAGGCGTTCGCGCCCGTGGTGCTGGCCTGGCTGAAGGAGACCGGGGCCGACCCCGGGAGGGTCAACGTCAACGGGGGTGCGATCGCTCTCGGGCATCCGCTGGGCGCCACGGGAGTGAAGCTGATGACGAGCCTCCTGCATGAACTGGAGCGGACCGGAGGGCGGTTCGGGCTGCAGACGATGTGCGAGGGCGGGGGACAGGCCAACGTGACCATCGTCGAGCGGCTCTAG